From Shewanella psychrophila, a single genomic window includes:
- a CDS encoding EscV/YscV/HrcV family type III secretion system export apparatus protein, protein MNLIGRWLSKAAGRHDIILSAMLMVAVFMMILPLPTALIDVLIAFNLCLSIVLLMIAIYIRDPLEFSVFPSLLLITTLYRLALTISTSRLILLQHDAGDIVYTFGNFVVGGNLAVGIIIFAIITIVQFIVITKGSERVAEVSARFSLDAMPGKQMSIDGDMRAGIIDAKEAKRQRAQVQKESQLYGAMDGAMKFVKGDAIASIIVILTNILGGIAVGVMQHNMSASEAVNTYAVLSVGDGLIAQIPSLLISITAGLIVTRVPGEQRQNLANELVAQVGRQPSSLQMAGMVMFIFAFIPGFPMLVFGLLGAVTLASSWWLVRKKKQEGEQAEHPHFSDNTSVNEGGDENMAPGAVPLMLYLGADVPSQGVKEALQRLRWQLFEQLGVPLPEIQLQIAKKGNSGLCDVLLYQEPVLQLQFDLDESLLVEPMVTLPSRVETLPFSGEELHWIKGNVLEQAREQGLSVCSAEQIPAYIVGKVIGRYAGEFIGVQETRYLMDAMEARYGELVKELQRMLSVGKVAEILQRLVEEGISIRDLRTIFETLVEWVSKEKDIIMLTEYVRIALRRHIRRNFATPQGWISVLMVGEGIENLIRESIRQSTAGSYSALDMEQSNLILTTLKAELPPQQACVLLTSLDVRRYLRKIIERELFTTPVLSFQELGDDAEIKVLAHVDLVGEALDAAMAS, encoded by the coding sequence ATGAACCTTATCGGTCGCTGGTTAAGTAAAGCCGCAGGCAGACACGATATCATTCTCAGCGCCATGTTGATGGTGGCTGTATTTATGATGATCTTGCCACTTCCCACAGCCTTAATTGATGTACTCATCGCCTTTAATTTATGTTTATCGATTGTGTTATTGATGATCGCTATCTATATCCGTGATCCCTTAGAGTTCTCTGTTTTCCCTTCATTATTGTTAATCACGACTTTGTACCGTTTGGCACTGACTATCAGCACCAGTAGGTTGATCTTATTGCAACATGACGCCGGAGATATCGTTTACACCTTCGGTAATTTCGTGGTTGGGGGAAACTTGGCGGTGGGGATCATCATATTTGCCATCATCACCATAGTGCAATTTATCGTGATCACCAAAGGCTCAGAACGGGTCGCCGAAGTGAGCGCCCGTTTTTCTCTCGATGCCATGCCGGGTAAACAGATGAGCATAGATGGCGACATGCGCGCTGGGATCATCGACGCTAAAGAAGCTAAACGTCAACGGGCACAGGTACAAAAAGAGAGTCAGCTCTATGGTGCCATGGATGGGGCGATGAAGTTTGTTAAGGGAGATGCCATTGCCAGCATAATAGTCATCCTCACTAATATCTTAGGGGGGATTGCAGTGGGGGTGATGCAACATAATATGTCGGCCTCGGAAGCAGTTAATACCTATGCGGTGTTATCGGTAGGTGATGGCCTGATTGCACAAATTCCTTCGTTGCTTATCTCTATTACCGCTGGGCTTATTGTCACTCGAGTACCGGGTGAACAACGTCAAAATTTGGCTAACGAATTGGTCGCGCAGGTGGGGCGCCAGCCTTCATCTTTGCAGATGGCCGGGATGGTGATGTTTATCTTTGCATTTATTCCCGGTTTTCCAATGCTGGTGTTTGGCCTGTTAGGCGCGGTCACCTTAGCTTCCTCTTGGTGGTTAGTTCGTAAGAAAAAGCAGGAGGGTGAGCAGGCTGAACATCCACATTTCTCTGATAATACCAGTGTCAATGAGGGGGGCGATGAGAATATGGCACCGGGAGCTGTGCCCTTAATGCTCTATCTGGGGGCGGATGTCCCCAGTCAAGGAGTGAAAGAGGCATTACAACGTCTGCGTTGGCAGCTGTTCGAGCAGCTAGGAGTGCCTCTTCCGGAGATTCAGCTGCAAATCGCGAAGAAGGGTAACTCGGGGTTGTGTGACGTACTCTTGTATCAGGAGCCTGTATTGCAGCTACAGTTCGACTTGGACGAATCTCTCTTGGTCGAGCCCATGGTGACCTTGCCCAGTAGAGTCGAGACTCTTCCTTTTAGTGGTGAGGAACTTCATTGGATTAAAGGCAATGTACTCGAGCAGGCCCGTGAACAAGGTTTATCTGTCTGTAGCGCTGAGCAGATCCCGGCTTACATAGTCGGTAAGGTGATCGGCAGATATGCCGGTGAATTTATTGGGGTACAGGAGACCCGTTACCTGATGGATGCCATGGAGGCCAGATATGGCGAGTTGGTTAAAGAGCTACAACGCATGCTGTCGGTGGGTAAGGTGGCTGAAATCCTTCAGCGTCTGGTGGAGGAAGGTATCTCCATTCGCGATCTGCGTACCATCTTCGAGACCTTAGTGGAGTGGGTGTCAAAAGAGAAAGACATCATCATGCTGACAGAATATGTGCGTATTGCATTGCGTCGTCATATTCGTCGTAATTTTGCCACACCACAGGGCTGGATCTCGGTATTGATGGTGGGAGAAGGGATTGAAAATTTGATCCGTGAATCGATACGCCAATCCACTGCGGGATCTTACTCGGCATTGGATATGGAGCAAAGTAATTTGATCTTAACCACCTTAAAGGCCGAGCTGCCTCCTCAGCAAGCCTGCGTGTTACTCACTTCCCTTGATGTGCGTCGCTACCTGAGAAAAATTATAGAACGTGAATTGTTTACCACTCCCGTATTGTCATTTCAGGAGCTAGGAGATGACGCCGAGATTAAGGTGCTAGCCCATGTCGATCTGGTGGGTGAAGCGTTAGATGCGGCTATGGCCAGCTAA
- a CDS encoding EscN/YscN/HrcN family type III secretion system ATPase: MNLPDIQAMSSFLETSLFSQVEPSPAAPVRYFGKVQEVGATVVRATLPGAHQGELCVIDDELKAEVVAVKGDEVVLSPFDVTSWLKTGALVEPLGHGHQVFLGQSLLGRVVDGFGAVMDGDPLSCTEIRPNYASAPDPLSRSLIHDIMPLGIRAIDSILTCGVGQRIGIFAAAGGGKSTLLGMIASHSQADVIVLALVGERGREVREFIEYNLSPEARSRTVMVVATSDRPPLERMKATLTATTIAEYFRDQGKNVLLMVDSLTRFARSAREISLAAGEAAVSNGFPPSVFVNLSALVERAGPAAKGSITGIYTVLVEGDNMNEPIADEVRSLLDGHIVLSRKLAGAGHYPAIDINASVSRVMDQIVTQEQTEHAARVRQLLSLYDEVQLLIRVGEYVEGEDEETDEAVKRHGDITRFLRQSVSEFSPYEQTQMGLSALLES; the protein is encoded by the coding sequence ATGAATCTACCCGATATTCAAGCTATGAGTTCATTTTTAGAAACCAGCTTGTTCTCGCAAGTGGAGCCAAGTCCTGCTGCCCCGGTGCGTTATTTCGGTAAGGTACAGGAGGTGGGAGCCACGGTTGTACGTGCCACTCTGCCCGGTGCTCACCAGGGGGAGTTGTGTGTTATCGACGATGAGCTTAAGGCCGAAGTGGTGGCGGTGAAAGGTGATGAGGTGGTGCTTTCCCCCTTCGATGTCACTAGTTGGCTGAAAACTGGAGCCTTAGTCGAGCCACTAGGTCACGGTCATCAAGTGTTTCTAGGCCAGAGTTTGCTGGGACGAGTGGTGGATGGCTTCGGCGCTGTAATGGACGGGGATCCATTGAGTTGTACTGAGATCAGGCCTAACTATGCCAGCGCTCCGGATCCTCTGAGTCGCAGCTTGATCCATGACATCATGCCACTGGGGATCCGGGCTATCGATAGTATTCTCACTTGTGGTGTCGGTCAGAGGATTGGCATCTTTGCCGCAGCGGGTGGTGGTAAGAGCACCTTGCTCGGGATGATAGCCTCCCACAGCCAAGCCGATGTGATTGTGTTAGCGCTTGTGGGAGAGCGAGGACGTGAAGTGCGGGAGTTTATTGAATATAACTTATCCCCAGAAGCGAGGTCGCGAACTGTGATGGTGGTCGCCACCTCTGACAGGCCACCACTGGAGCGGATGAAGGCGACATTAACAGCGACAACCATAGCCGAATACTTTCGTGATCAGGGTAAGAATGTGCTCTTGATGGTGGATTCATTGACACGTTTTGCCCGCAGTGCTCGAGAGATCAGTTTAGCGGCGGGGGAAGCCGCAGTATCGAATGGATTCCCACCGAGTGTTTTTGTCAATCTGTCGGCGTTAGTTGAGCGGGCAGGACCTGCAGCAAAAGGCAGTATTACCGGAATATACACCGTATTGGTGGAGGGAGACAATATGAATGAACCCATTGCCGACGAAGTCCGCTCTTTGCTCGATGGCCATATCGTGTTGTCGCGTAAATTGGCTGGAGCGGGACATTATCCTGCCATAGATATCAATGCCAGCGTCAGCCGTGTCATGGATCAAATTGTGACACAGGAGCAAACAGAGCATGCCGCCAGAGTGAGGCAACTCTTGTCATTGTATGACGAAGTTCAATTATTAATTAGAGTAGGTGAGTATGTTGAGGGAGAAGATGAAGAAACTGACGAGGCGGTGAAACGTCATGGAGACATCACCCGATTTTTACGTCAATCCGTGAGTGAATTTAGCCCCTATGAGCAGACTCAAATGGGACTTTCAGCCCTGTTAGAGTCTTGA